In the genome of Ctenopharyngodon idella isolate HZGC_01 chromosome 16, HZGC01, whole genome shotgun sequence, the window CATGTGGCCCACGTTATTTCAAATATGATCACAGTTGTCACTTCAAACACATAACAAATATTTtccaatattttatatgtaaaaagaaattaaaatgattggGCAGGTTAAAAATGTCACAATAATACAAAAACCTGCAGCACCAGAGCAAATGAGGAAATAAAATAGCAACTAGATCTTACGTTATCTGGCCAGGCAGGTGTGGCTCAGGTTACACTGATGTTAGAGATTACTTGAGGTCTGTGTTGTAAGGGCTTGTGGGATATTTATTCAGAAAGCTCcataaaaacacttaaattatgATAAGACCTCAGCTCATATACCAAAGACCAGCAGAGTGACGTACAGTATTACAGAAAGTGATGGGAGTAACAAGTGAATGATTTTCTCAGGGCTGTGGTGGACACCTACGTAATGTTGATAGGACTTGTTTGCTTAGGGCTGGTCTCACATCAGACTACATTTCACACATTTCACCTGCTTCTCTTTGCTCTGCAGTCCAAACTGAGCATTGGCCAGAGATTCGACCAATTTCCAAAAATCTGCAAACATGATGCCCTTCCCCTCTTCCACGCTCATGTCTGTCAGGAGTTTGTTGAGTCCTTCCTGGTCCCCTGCTGTCTGGAATAAAATAGAGAGTGTGGGAAACTTATCAAAAGTTAATATGTTTATTGTGTATTTAGGTAACCAAATGCTTTCAATAGTATGAGTAAACATATATTGGCTTTATAATGCATATAAATGTCTGACCTTAAAGTTTCACGTATAGTGAGTCCAAGtttgtattttgaaaaataaaaaataaaccttaAAATATCTGAATTCAACTCTAAATTTCTTTCAGGAAAATATATTGGTGCATTTTGGctcatatttatttacagtctAATTTTGGTCTGCCCTATTACAAAATAGTATCAAGTAGGTGTTATGGAAATGTGGCTTTTGGTTatgtagtatgaatgatatTAGTTATTTTCAGAGACTGAAATGTACTGAAGTGGTGCGATGATTGGATTGTGGATCCTGACTTACCTTCACCATGGTGGGCAGCTCTTTGGAGAGCATGCTCTGAAACTCCTGGGCTGTGAGCGTGTTGGCATTAGTTGAAGATGCGGAGTGGAAGTTTACCACCAGGGTGTTGATGGCCAATTCTAGATCTGTGTACTACAGAAAGGGAGATGTTTTAGACTCAAGCGCAGCTAAAAAGTGTCTCCAGAGCCAGAAAGAAGTACCACCTTTTGAAGGTGATTTGCGTTTTACCACCCTTCAGGCCTAAGCACTTCAAACCAtttgaaaaacacatttgtttacGACACAAAGTGATTAAACCCATTGTAATCATATGTTCCAGATTTTCAGTACACTGCTACTTGATTTTATGAGGTATCAGAGTTTATGATTTTCAGGTTATGATTTTCAAAGTGGCTgaaaaggtagggtaggcaatttttttaataaacactttttgttatattggTTGAAAGTGTcttcatatcctgatagcaatcaataatagaagtggtctaaatattaaacatgtaCACATATCTTCcgtgtggaagtctcaggaccaaaacaAAAGTCCGCAATTAAACGTATAgttggttgattttttttttttttttttttgatgtaacataTTATCACATAACGGCAAGGCTTTGTTGCATTCCTCAATAAATCTTCCGTTTATCATTAGTAATCCGATTGTTTGCTGTTGAACAGGAGCTGTAGAGACCTGTTACTACCTCTACTCGCACAGTACATTCCACACGGTTTAGCACATAGATGTGTATGATTAGATTTAACCATCAACCTTTCCCAGGTGAGAATGTGCtggtttctgttttcatttgcaCTAACTCAATATTACAGATTTTTATACTATGGTAAACTTTTAAATGTCGAGTTAGCTGACAGCTTCGTCTTGTTGTATTGTGTTAGTTTAGCAAAATCATCTGCTGAATGAAATATATTGCAGATTGTTTGATATTCATACACGCGTCTAACTACGGTTGTAGAGGAATCTATGTTAACACATCTATGGTTCAGCATGACTGACGTCTACTTACTCACTGGGCGTTGGCCACAAAAAAAGAGACATAAAACAAACCACATTAAAAGTAAAATCAGTTATTCTAGTACTAGACCATCATCACAATATTCATATAGTActaatattgttaaaaacaaTGCAGGCCTAAATGTATTTGAACGGCAGTGATAATTAGTCCACATTgaacaaattataaatgaaagtatataaatcattttttttttaaaatctaatttaattcaGTTAGACGGATAGAAAAGTACGTTTTAATTAATTTCCTCCATTAAATATCGAAGGGAACTTATGACGAAAAAGTAGCCTTGGTGAAATAGCTACAGGTGGATCATGTAAGTAAACATATCGAAAacataaactatttaaaaacaacaaaaaataaaagcgtACCTGTGGCTCCATTGGGCTCGTTTCATGTCCCGCTTGTGTGGAAACTAGAGCAGGTGAAGTGAAGTGACGGTATTTCATCACCTGACCAGAGCTACCTCGCGCCTCTGACCCGCCCACCCTTCACGCGCAGACGGATAATGTCCacgcttttattttattgggtGTTTATATGGTAATATGTCCTTTACGGAATGTGTGTTAATTTTCGATACAGACTGAGACTGTGttgtatttttcagttttatgtaGGCTAAATAAGATTGAAATGGCTTGAGTAGGCCtatttgttttacagttaaGAGACTTCGGCTCATAGCTACTCCACATTCCTTCGACAACCATGTAAGCAATGTAACCAGACCAACCGCATTGTGGCAGATGTGATAAGATTACATGAggtaatatttgtaaaatatttgtgGTTTCATCACGTATACCCAAGTTACAGTTTGGTCAAGGtgaaaatttaagttaaattgaataaaaacacagtaacactttacaataaggttcatttgttaacattagttaatgtattaactaacatgaactaacaatgagcaatacatttgttactgtatttgttaatctttgttgacgttagttaatgaaaatacagctgttcatattgttcatgttcacagtgcattaactactgttaacaaatacagatcttgattttaataatgtattaataaatgttgaaaataacattaacaaagattaataaatgctgtacaagtgcagttcattataaGTTCATGTTAAccaatgttaactaatgaaccttattgtaaagtgttacaaaaaaCACATACAGCACCTGGTTTAACATAACACATTTATTCAACACCACAGAAAATAGTGCTCTGCACATCTAAATTTGCTAAAGCTTAGAAGCTTTGGCCTCAAACACTGTTATTGGCAACCATATTTTGATGGCTAGATTGTCCGTTGAGCCATACAGAATGATCCTGATTGGAAATACTGaaatagacatacataaaaAAGTTACCACGGCTAATTTGCCCCCTGCATCAGTATAACtcaaaaatgtgacaatactgCTCAATTACTCTGCACACATACCTGATCATTACTTGCTTCATCTCTATGCCCTGGCCAGTCTGCTGTGATGTTACAGCGGCCTCCCAAAAACCAGCTTGCTCCTCGTCGCTGGAGTCTCTAAAACTCACAAGCCTATATTTATAGAACTTACTTGTCCAtttttaaaatggcaaaaataaaaGCTACTTTGAACaatgattttatttgtttaaatattccaggttaaagggttagttcacccaaaaatgaaatgtctgtcattaattactcaccctcatgtcgttccacacccgtaagaccttcgttcatcttcgaaacacaaattaagatattttgatgaaatccgagaggtttttttatactccattgaaagcaacgaaattagtATATTCAATGTACTAAAGACTAAAGACGTTAAAACTgacgacgtgactacagtggaaCTTTTTGTTGCAGCTTCCTGGTTCTGCATCcgaacggcggctcagtattggccgacgcctcttcacatgagcagcacgaagcatgcgtgtgatgctgatgcagaagccggccaataatgagccggcgttcggacgcaAACACGGAAACGCAGCCCTGCGCCAACTGCTTAACAGACTGACTGGGAATAGAAAAAAATCGTTGaataatgttgttatttttgttttgtttttgcgcaaaaaAGTGTTCTCGTCGATTcgtaatattaaggttgaaccactgtagtcatgtcgacggttttaatgatgtctttagtacctttctagacaatgaatgtattaatttcattgctttcaatggaggataaaaaaacctctcggatttcaacaaaatatcttaatttgtgttccgaagatgaacgaaggtcttacgggtgtggaacaacatgagggtgagtaataaatgacagaaatttcatttttgggtgaattatatattatatattatctcCTCCCTCAATTTGTGagaaacacagaaacacattgCGCTATCATATCAAGGTGTCTATCATTGTtctgtcatgtgacatacagCTCTTGCTCCTCCTGGAATGTGAGCGGTCCCATGCAGATAGCACACAGGTTCCCCATCAGTCTGAAGCACAGTGAGCAGTAACGGCCTGTGAAAGGAAATAAATTTGCCCAGCGGGTTGGTCTAACAGTCTATTTCTTTTTGACAGTTAAATATGATCTTAAATCAATAATTTCTCTAAAGTGAGAAACCCAACCTGTGCAGCGAGGGGTAGGGCAGATATGCACTTCATCATGACCTCTCTTCTCCAGCACTTTCCCACAGGCCATGCATGATTCTTTATCGATATCCAGGAGCCTGGCTATGATAACACCCCCTGGCAGGCTGTAATAAGGTGAGgagtgtgtatttatttaatttttcaccATGACTATATTTAATTGTCATTTATAACCATTTCTGGAGAAGAAATTGAAATCTTCACTGAGGAAgtactttaaaacattaacctTCAGATAATACCTAATAGataactaccattcaaaagcttaTGGTCTGTAAGGTTTGTCATTTTTTCAATATTATGTGTCCTTTCTGAAAAAAAGgactaatttctttaaaaaaaatataactgaCCCCTTAGTAATAATTTATCTAGTGAATGTGTTAGTGATTTGTATAGCAGTTTATACTCACTTTTTGGCCAATGTTTGTATAATGCCACCCTGTTTCTGGTCCACCTTGTTTCTTTGTACTGCCCTCAGTAGGGCTTTTCCTAATGACCCACGCTGAGTGAGAATATGCCTGTGGAGGTACTGGATCCTCTTCTGCAACATCCACACATTTAGTATAAACTAAGTTTCTCTtactataacaataattaatgtctagaataaattcataaaagcaaactgaaaataaaatagtcCAATTATTGTCCTTTTACAAGCCACATCTGCACACAAGTACTGTGTTTCTCATGCATGAGATAAAAAGCAGTTTTAGAGCATTAGTAGGGCTtagtaaatatttaacaaatactTTATATCTGTGAATAGGAAAGGTCATTTTGATGGTAATTGTGCTAGGAAACTTTCTTACTTTCTCTCTTTCAGGATGGTACCTGGCACACACAAACCTCTGTAAACGTTTGACGTAGCCACCAGCAATCACAATAAACAGCGTGAAGCCATAAAGAAGACCTTTGTTTGGAGGGAAGACAAGACAGGTATAaccaaataaaatttaaatgtttgcattgtaagaaatgttttaaagaaatgttatttGTCTAATGCCATATATAGATGCTTGAATGCTATTTGCTTGGAAAGTACTTGCAATACCTCAAATGATCTTGATGTAGAGTATAAGCAACTGTACTTCCTTTGTTTATGATGTAGAACAggataaaatgagcaaaaaaagtAAGTGAATTTGCAAACTTGAAGTGTGCAACCGACCACA includes:
- the LOC127496717 gene encoding protein S100-A2-like, producing MKYRHFTSPALVSTQAGHETSPMEPQYTDLELAINTLVVNFHSASSTNANTLTAQEFQSMLSKELPTMVKTAGDQEGLNKLLTDMSVEEGKGIMFADFWKLVESLANAQFGLQSKEKQVKCVKCSLM